The following are from one region of the Silene latifolia isolate original U9 population chromosome 9, ASM4854445v1, whole genome shotgun sequence genome:
- the LOC141598771 gene encoding protein ENHANCED DISEASE RESISTANCE 2-like translates to MGGCVSTSQSSRVVPHRKKYIFRSRKGHGKMMPPMCDSPIKRLSDVGSRISVTEFLQIDFENGGTTTCRRSEVANKSFLLTQVHWNHVDENGIYQEEWFDSVSILESESDDDFSSVFGDGKLLNMSNLWEGSQMIRPEAGLTVPCATDEKVAPAGSWAAISPSMFRVRGENYFKDKQKNSAPGYCPYTPIGVDLFSCSQKIDHIAQHLELPTVQGNGILPSLLIVNIQMPAYAPSLFLGNCDGEGVSLVLYFKLSEDIDEVPSEFTDSIKRLVENESEKVKGGFSSKESTVSFRERLKILAGVVNPEDMQLSAGEKRLLNAYKDKPVLTRPQHDFFKGPDYFEIDIDVHRFSYVSRKALDSLRERLQLGILDLGLTIQAQKQEELPEKVLCCMRLNKLDFVNHGQIPTLMAINDD, encoded by the exons ATGGGTGGCTGTGTTTCGACTTCCCAATCCTCGAGAGTTGTTCCACATCGGAAGAAGTATATCTTTAGGTCAAGAAAAGGGCATGGAAAAATGATGCCACCAATGTGTGATTCCCCAATTAAAAGGCTTAGTGATGTTGGAAGCCGAATTTCGGTGACCGAGTTTCTTCAAATTGATTTTGAAAACGGAGGCACTACTACTTGCAGAAGATCCGAAGTTGCCAACAAATCGTTTCTTCTTACTCAGGTTCACTGGAATCATGTCGACGAAAATG GCATATATCAGGAAGAATGGTTCGACTCAGTGAGCATTTTAGAATCCGAGTCTGATGATGACTTCAGTAGCGTGTTTGGAG ATGGTAAACTACTCAACATGTCAAACCTATGGGAAGGTTCACAAATGATACGCCCGGAAGCAGGGCTTACAGTTCCATGTGCTACTGACGAGAAGGTAGCGCCTGCAGGTTCTTGGGCTGCCATTTCACCTTCTATGTTTAGAGTCCGTGGCGAGAATTACTTTAA AGATAAACAAAAAAATTCAGCACCGGGTTACTGTCCTTATACACCGATTGGCGTTGATCTGTTCTCTTGCTCTCAGAAGATTGATCACATTGCTCAACATCTTGAGCTTCCCACTGTTCAAGGGAACGGAATATTGCCGTCACTGCTGATTGTTAACATTCAG ATGCCTGCATACGCGCCTTCCTTATTCCTTGGTAACTGTGACGGTGAAGGCGTAAGCCTTGTATTGTACTTCAAGCTATCAGAGGATATTGACGAGGTTCCATCAGAATTTACTGACAGCATCAAG AGACTGGTGGAAAATGAAAGCGAAAAGGTTAAAGGAGGGTTCAGCAGCAAAGAATCAACTGTTTCTTTTAGAGAGAGGCTTAAAATATTAGCTGGAGTCGTAAATCCCGAAGATATGCAGTTGAGCGCTGGTGAAAAGAGACTACTGAATGCGTATAAGGATAAACCAGTGCTAACGCGTCCTCAACATGATTTCTTCAAG GGACCTGATTACTTCGAAATAGACATAGATGTACACCGGTTCAGTTACGTTTCAAGAAAGGCTTTGGATTCACTCCGGGAACGCTTACAATTAGGAATTCTCGATCTAGGATTAACTATTCAG GCTCAAAAGCAAGAGGAACTTCCTGAGAAAGTCTTATGTTGCATGAGATTAAACAAACTCGACTTTGTAAATCACGGTCAAATACCCACATTGATGGCGATAAACGATGATTAA
- the LOC141598769 gene encoding putative WRKY transcription factor 4, translating into MGENDAVSNTKPPPPPSSGQNQRPTLTLPPRSSMEALFTGSGFGLSPGPMTLVSNFFNENDPDSDFRSFSQLLAGAMNSPRPPPPPLQNDGDPVQLRFRQNRPGDLVVGQGQGQGQHGQGVAQGGQGQVGVFMIPAGLSPGPLLDSPGLFPGQGPFGMSHQQALAQVTAQAVQAQGNVHMQAGFQSSFPGFTSEPAVQQNIISSAPESRDTKENQFSISDQRSQPSTIVVDKPADDGFNWRKYGQKQVKGSEFPRSYYKCTHASCPVKKKVERSLDGQVTEIIYKGQHNHDPPQKRSKDGSNPNKDLVTQGSAEFVGHSQALNASSASESMAFSSRRDQESSLATEDHLSSDEEEVGNNGTRESGGCEDEPDAKRRNTEVRVSEQVVAASHRTVSEPRIIVQTTSEVDLLDDGYRWRKYGQKVVKGNPYPRSYYKCTFAGCNVRKHVERAATDPKAVVTTYEGKHNHDVPAARTSSHNTANNSAALTRPYSSAGSSAASVGNTDFTNNNQQPVALLRLKEERTA; encoded by the exons ATGGGTGAAAACGACGCCGTATCGAACACCAAACCCCCACCACCACCGTCGTCAGGGCAGAATCAACGGCCGACACTTACCCTACCACCACGGTCAAGTATGGAAGCGTTATTTACCGGGTCGGGTTTCGGGTTGAGTCCCGGTCCGATGACTTTAGTGTCTAATTTCTTTAATGAGAATGACCCGGATTCCGATTTTCGGTCTTTTTCTCAGTTATTAGCTGGTGCTATGAACTCGCCTCGTCCCCCGCCGCCGCCTTTGCAAAATGATGGTGATCCGGTTCAACTCCGGTTTAGACAGAACCGGCCTGGTGATCTGGTTGTCGGTCAGGGTCAAGGGCAAGGGCAGCATGGGCAGGGGGTAGCTCAGGGTGGGCAGGGGCAGGTTGGGGTTTTTATGATACCAGCTGGTTTGTCGCCGGGCCCACTACTTGATTCACCTGGACTGTTCCCTGGTCAG GGCCCATTTGGGATGTCGCACCAGCAGGCGTTAGCTCAAGTGACGGCACAGGCTGTGCAAGCTCAAGGTAATGTGCATATGCAAGCGGGTTTTCAATCTTCATTTCCAGGTTTTACTTCAGAGCCAGCAGTTCAGCAAAATATAATTTCTTCTGCACCTGAATCTAGAGATACGAAAGAGAATCAATTTTCTATTTCTGATCAGAGATCACAACCCTCTACGATTGTCGTTGATAAGCCTGCTGATGATGGTTTCAACTGGAGGAAATATGGACAAAAACAAGTGAAAGGAAGTGAATTTCCGCGTAGTTACTACAAATGTACACACGCTAGCTGTCCTGTCAAGAAAAAGGTGGAGCGCTCTCTTGATGGCCAGGTGACTGAGATTATATACAAGGGGCAACATAATCATGACCCGCCTCAAAAGCGCTCCAAAGATGGTTCTAATCCTAATAAGGACTTGGTAACTCAAGGGAGTGCTGAATTTGTTGGACATTCTCAAGCATTAAACGCGAGTAGCGCAAGTGAAAGCATGGCTTTCTCTTCTAGAAGGGATCAGGAATCTAGTTTAGCCACAGAGGATCATTTGTCTAGTGATGAGGAGGAAGTTGGAAATAATGGCACTAGAGAATCTGGAGGCTGTGAAGACGAACCTGATGCCAAGAGAAG GAACACGGAAGTTAGGGTGTCTGAGCAAGTTGTAGCTGCCTCTCACCGGACAGTATCAGAACCCAGAATTATTGTTCAAACTACTAGTGAAGTTGACCTACTTGATGATGGTTATAGATGGCGCAAGTATGGACAGAAAGTTGTCAAAGGAAATCCTTATCCACG GAGCTATTATAAATGTACATTTGCAGGATGCAATGTCCGCAAGCATGTAGAGCGTGCAGCCACAGACCCTAAAGCAGTTGTGACGACTTACGAAGGAAAGCATAATCATGATGTACCGGCCGCTAGAACGAGTAGCCATAATACAGCAAACAACAGCGCAGCGTTGACGAGACCTTACAGCTCAGCAGGCAGTAGCGCGGCCTCTGTCGGGAACACAGACTTCACCAATAACAACCAACAGCCTGTTGCTCTTTTACGTTTAAAAGAAGAAAGAACTGCATAG